Within Falsibacillus albus, the genomic segment ACGAATGTTGCGGTCGGGGTGAATAGATTCTTTAACTTTTCAATCAAACCAAAACCTGCTAATAGAAAAAAAACGAGTGCACTTACAATCATCCCCGCTTCCAGCGATTGCAAGGTGGCTTGGCTGCTTGAATAAATGGTGCCAATGAAGCCTGCATATATGGCAAAGACGCTCCACCATAATCCTGCCGGCCCTTCATTGATAGGAAGTTTATGTCCGAGTGAAGCCTGCAGTATACTTGAAATCCCAAGGACAAAAATGGTTCTTTGCACAAACTCTGCTGTTGCAGAAGGTGATAAATGAAATAAATCACCGATTGCGATTGGGGCTACGATCGATCCCGCAATCATAAAAGCCATCCATTGGATGGCTCCAAATATGTATTTTGACAAAATCGCTCACCTACTTTTTTTGGTACAGTGCAGTCATACTGTTTTTTAATGATGTCCATGCCGACTGATCTGCAAAATATCTTGCCCATGCTGCAACGCCAGCCAGCTGATATTTTTCCGCTAGGGCAGTCCGGTTTTGCAGTGAACATTCATCCTCTAACCACATTTTATAAGTTGCTTGTTCTTTTTCATTCGTATAGCTTACAAAGTTTTGTCCGGAATCTTGATCATAAATCGGAGTCAGTTTCCTTTCGGTGATCCATTGTTTAGCCTCATCCATTTTTAATGCTTTAGAAGAAACGGTGAGACTTCCGTCTGATTGTTTCTGTTCCTTCCACAATCGTGTAAATAGCGGAATTCCAAGCACCAGCTTTTCATTTGGTACAACTTTTAACAAAGCCTTTAGGTTATTTTCTACCCACGGAATGCTTGCGACACTTCCAGAAGTCTGGGAATTTGCCCCATGCTCATCGTATGCCATCACGATCATGTAATCAACAGATCTGGCCAACTCTTGGCGATCATAGAATTTAGACCAATTCCCGCTCGAAGAAATGAAGGTAACATCCATGGAAATAATCAATCCAGCCTGATGAAGCCTGGCAGCTGCTTCACGGACAAATTGAGTCACATACTCCTTGTCTGAAAAGGAGACATTTTCAATATCCAGGTTGATTCCATTTAATTGATACAGTTTGCTGTAATGTATCAATTCACGGATAATATTCTGTCTGCTCTCAAAGCTTTTAAATGCCTCGTGGGTAAGTTCTGGATCAAACGAGTTTGTAAAGACGCCCCATATTTGATTATGATGATTTTGAGCCCAGCGCACATATTCCATTGAGCCGAGGTTGTCGATATCTCCTTTCTCATTGAGGAGATGAAACCACGTAGGTGATACAATATTGATCCCTGGAAGTTCGCCAAGCTTCTTGACATCAGGATTCTTAGA encodes:
- a CDS encoding glycosyl hydrolase family 18 protein — protein: MEVIQQERAPKTSVMFAIIACFLFLSITGYLLFYFYPFASNQKAAFKTAQHPIVFEDKIEGDAVIKNGVVYVPASFLMKHVDSSVYEDPATHSVVITTKNKVINMPDSSLKYYINERPVTLHFPINMEINKKQYIALDPLISFYPLQYKEFKETEIIQIEKDGETHLKGEVEGQDARPAFLRLRKEPDLQSPYVDQVENGEEVAIINEERGYYLARTDSGISGYIRKSYIHLKGKRTVHVRMDQESWKPIKSPLPIQLTWETVYSKNPDVKKLGELPGINIVSPTWFHLLNEKGDIDNLGSMEYVRWAQNHHNQIWGVFTNSFDPELTHEAFKSFESRQNIIRELIHYSKLYQLNGINLDIENVSFSDKEYVTQFVREAAARLHQAGLIISMDVTFISSSGNWSKFYDRQELARSVDYMIVMAYDEHGANSQTSGSVASIPWVENNLKALLKVVPNEKLVLGIPLFTRLWKEQKQSDGSLTVSSKALKMDEAKQWITERKLTPIYDQDSGQNFVSYTNEKEQATYKMWLEDECSLQNRTALAEKYQLAGVAAWARYFADQSAWTSLKNSMTALYQKK